A genome region from Rhodopseudomonas boonkerdii includes the following:
- a CDS encoding response regulator transcription factor — MNQLEGAFDTGQKADARGAGEAIVTPLRKRRLSGELYERDPKIEALIAELAVLPRDGLIARAEITKRSDPGYVPSECLVYFIRASRRDNNEVWFERLYRILTERVLRSLPRAESSDGKTESLTRGVVRDKVFGRFVELFSADRAAYDEKVDYFEVRFDGALASLRRDAQEKAWRDENRSQPLEYDEESGELSPEVEAAAGTHDPFAVSDFDDPSYRSRLDAAIEALPTEQSRIIHMLRQGFPIDSKEPDVMTIAKALGRSEKTVRTYRDKAFAALRAAMADGEER, encoded by the coding sequence ATGAACCAGTTGGAGGGAGCTTTCGACACCGGGCAAAAGGCAGACGCGCGTGGCGCGGGCGAAGCGATCGTAACCCCGCTGCGCAAACGCCGCCTCAGCGGCGAACTCTACGAGCGCGACCCGAAGATAGAAGCCCTCATCGCCGAATTGGCAGTCCTGCCGCGTGATGGCTTGATCGCCAGGGCGGAAATCACCAAGCGCTCGGACCCGGGCTACGTCCCGAGCGAATGTCTCGTTTACTTCATTCGCGCGAGCCGTCGCGACAACAACGAGGTGTGGTTCGAGCGCCTCTATCGGATCTTGACCGAACGGGTGCTGCGCAGTTTGCCCAGGGCGGAAAGCTCCGATGGAAAGACGGAATCGCTGACGCGCGGGGTCGTGCGCGACAAGGTGTTCGGCCGGTTCGTCGAGCTCTTTTCGGCGGACCGCGCCGCCTACGACGAAAAGGTCGACTACTTCGAGGTGCGCTTCGATGGCGCGCTAGCGAGCCTGCGGCGCGATGCGCAGGAAAAGGCCTGGCGCGACGAAAACCGTTCCCAGCCCCTCGAATATGACGAGGAGAGCGGAGAACTGTCACCGGAGGTCGAGGCGGCCGCAGGGACCCACGATCCCTTCGCCGTGTCGGATTTCGACGACCCGTCTTACCGGTCGCGCCTGGATGCGGCGATTGAAGCTCTACCGACAGAACAAAGCAGGATCATTCACATGTTGAGACAGGGCTTCCCCATCGACTCCAAGGAGCCGGACGTCATGACCATCGCCAAGGCTTTGGGCCGCTCCGAAAAGACCGTCCGAACCTACCGCGACAAGGCCTTCGCCGCCCTGCGAGCTGCCATGGCCGACGGAGAAGAGCGGTGA
- a CDS encoding nucleotidyl transferase AbiEii/AbiGii toxin family protein: protein MNPAFDEVLAAGSDAMLSAFDTTALRLGTASQNIEKDFWVCWTLDALFNGLKEGGPRLLFKGGTSLSKGFGLINRFSEDIDVTVFRDDIGEPATIEELEALSSKKRRARLDAIKDACQAYINGPLRAELTQILQDRLQAAGLDAGAARVEADDADPDGQTLLIWYPAATPRSDYVRAAIKIESGAKSALDPNSEVPIKPYVDDDLPALDLTVPAVRTVDPERTFWDKVVILHGLRRWFDKRGELRGGGQRVSRHYYDLHQLAAARVGAAAIADPALGADCVAHARMFFNRPDFDLASAAPGSFALAPHDAMIEQLRVDYRAMQGMIFGDPPDFEAVLDSIGSLETRLNKKGDTGGGAAR, encoded by the coding sequence ATGAATCCGGCTTTCGACGAGGTTCTCGCGGCCGGGTCGGACGCGATGTTGAGCGCCTTCGATACGACGGCGCTACGCCTCGGCACGGCGTCTCAGAATATCGAGAAGGACTTCTGGGTCTGCTGGACGCTGGATGCCTTGTTCAATGGCTTGAAAGAGGGCGGACCCCGCCTCCTCTTCAAAGGTGGAACCTCCCTGTCCAAAGGGTTTGGTTTGATCAATCGCTTCTCCGAAGACATTGATGTCACGGTGTTTCGGGACGACATCGGCGAGCCGGCGACCATCGAGGAGCTCGAAGCGCTGAGTAGCAAAAAGCGCCGGGCGCGCCTCGATGCGATCAAGGACGCCTGCCAAGCCTACATCAACGGCCCGCTGCGGGCTGAGTTGACGCAGATCCTGCAGGACCGGCTTCAGGCTGCCGGCCTCGATGCCGGCGCGGCCCGAGTGGAAGCCGATGACGCTGATCCCGACGGGCAGACGCTTCTGATCTGGTATCCCGCGGCGACGCCGCGATCGGATTATGTGCGGGCAGCGATCAAGATCGAGTCGGGCGCGAAATCCGCGCTCGATCCGAACAGCGAAGTGCCGATCAAACCCTATGTCGATGATGATCTGCCGGCGCTCGACCTGACCGTGCCGGCCGTCCGCACGGTCGATCCGGAACGTACCTTCTGGGACAAGGTTGTCATCCTCCATGGGCTGCGGCGCTGGTTCGACAAGCGCGGCGAGCTGCGCGGGGGCGGCCAACGCGTTTCCCGTCACTATTATGACCTGCACCAGCTCGCCGCGGCCCGCGTCGGCGCCGCCGCCATCGCTGATCCGGCGCTCGGTGCGGATTGCGTCGCGCACGCCCGGATGTTCTTCAATCGACCGGACTTCGATCTCGCGAGCGCTGCGCCTGGCTCGTTTGCACTCGCCCCGCATGACGCGATGATCGAGCAACTGCGCGTCGACTACAGGGCCATGCAGGGCATGATCTTTGGCGATCCACCGGATTTCGAGGCGGTGCTCGACAGCATCGGCTCGCTCGAGACGCGTCTCAACAAGAAGGGCGATACGGGAGGCGGGGCCGCGCGATGA
- a CDS encoding DUF6088 family protein: MYIYFGQSTWFASEKGLQFSDMNTDSPDLKKAMLERIRADAPRKVWTPSDFVDLASRDAVDKALQRLTKVEILRRIDRGLYDQPGFNKLTQKPNPPDPRSVIDAVGRRDQTRMLVDGMTAANDLGLTDAVPAKIVVHTDARRRAIKLGNVTITFRPTAASKLFWAGRPAMRVVQALHWLRDLMVREGESDQVRRKLANLFEDPTVGPPLKADLTAGMTALPTWMWVFLKPLVESDAGVRRRHVDDDRDDADHDRHQQRTADDADDQRHAAVARPKRKPLSPQKAQTAKRGAARAVKT; the protein is encoded by the coding sequence TTGTATATTTATTTCGGACAATCCACTTGGTTCGCGTCCGAAAAAGGACTACAATTTTCGGACATGAACACCGACTCGCCCGATCTGAAGAAAGCCATGCTCGAGCGCATCCGTGCGGATGCGCCACGCAAGGTCTGGACGCCCAGTGACTTCGTCGATCTCGCCTCGCGGGACGCGGTCGATAAGGCGTTGCAGCGGCTGACGAAGGTCGAAATCCTTAGGCGGATTGATCGTGGGCTCTACGATCAGCCTGGCTTCAACAAACTCACCCAGAAACCCAATCCGCCTGATCCGCGCTCAGTCATCGACGCCGTCGGGCGACGTGACCAAACCCGGATGCTTGTCGACGGCATGACCGCGGCGAACGATCTGGGCCTAACTGACGCCGTCCCCGCCAAAATCGTGGTGCACACCGACGCTCGGCGCCGCGCGATCAAGCTCGGCAACGTAACGATCACCTTCCGTCCAACCGCGGCCAGCAAGCTATTCTGGGCCGGACGACCAGCGATGCGCGTCGTCCAAGCGCTTCACTGGCTGCGCGATCTCATGGTTCGTGAAGGAGAAAGTGATCAGGTTAGGCGCAAGCTCGCCAATCTTTTCGAAGATCCCACGGTGGGACCGCCCCTCAAAGCGGATCTCACTGCCGGTATGACAGCTCTTCCGACATGGATGTGGGTGTTTCTCAAGCCGCTCGTTGAAAGCGACGCCGGCGTTCGTCGTCGGCACGTCGATGATGATCGTGATGATGCTGATCATGATCGTCATCAACAAAGAACGGCGGACGATGCCGATGATCAGCGTCATGCTGCCGTCGCCCGGCCCAAGCGAAAGCCGCTTTCCCCGCAGAAGGCACAAACTGCCAAGCGCGGTGCAGCCCGGGCGGTGAAGACATGA
- a CDS encoding DUF6088 family protein produces MQRLTEQILAHAEGLPEGAPIAAKSLLHLGNRAAVDQALSRLAERGRLMRAGRGVYLRPVSSRFGVRAPSVEKAVEALALQRGETIVSNGAAAANALGLTTQVPVRSVYLTSGRSRTMNLGQQVVELRHAPRWQLALADRPAGQAVRALAWLGPEKAEAALMTLKRKLPSSTFGELVAVAPQLPSWLARTVGKVAYGRRSHSQVGGLPI; encoded by the coding sequence GTGCAACGACTGACCGAACAGATTCTGGCGCACGCCGAGGGCTTGCCCGAGGGCGCTCCGATCGCGGCGAAGAGCCTGCTCCATCTCGGCAATCGCGCCGCGGTGGATCAAGCCTTGTCGCGACTGGCTGAACGTGGCCGGCTGATGCGTGCCGGGCGCGGCGTCTATCTGCGCCCGGTTTCGAGTCGGTTCGGCGTCCGCGCGCCCTCCGTCGAGAAGGCCGTCGAAGCCCTCGCGCTCCAGCGCGGCGAAACCATCGTGTCGAACGGTGCCGCGGCCGCTAACGCGCTCGGCCTCACGACACAGGTGCCGGTCCGGTCGGTCTATCTGACATCGGGCCGTAGCCGGACGATGAATCTGGGCCAGCAGGTCGTCGAGCTGCGGCATGCGCCGCGCTGGCAGTTGGCGCTGGCCGATCGGCCCGCCGGACAGGCGGTGCGAGCGCTCGCCTGGCTGGGGCCGGAAAAGGCAGAAGCCGCCTTGATGACGTTGAAGCGCAAGTTGCCGTCTTCCACGTTCGGCGAACTCGTCGCGGTCGCGCCCCAGCTACCGAGCTGGCTCGCCAGGACGGTCGGCAAAGTTGCATACGGCCGAAGGAGCCATTCTCAGGTGGGCGGCCTACCTATTTAG
- a CDS encoding DUF932 domain-containing protein, producing MNMQVLDARRDVSGGWKVDVNRGERIGRVSSEWFSRPDDERYLSLAELGRTVRERTERSRTRVVESALIHVEASRTDPERLALILPGADKPIAPTHWSFGQLASQVGAPAAYLRQLPAALAGINLQYGLTAHRAEQIKTLETDDGRVELRAVTGPDYGRIYDHELVEAVQRIAGNGTGDTRWKVPGVLDWSTGVYNPRVDITKDTTTLYASDRDVFLFLVDDLNPIEAGKLADGSPDLYFRGFYAWNSEVGAKTLGIASFYLRAVCQNRNLWGVEDFEEISIRHSKYAASRFAHEAAPALLSFADSSPQPFITGIKAARERIVAHKDEERTEFLRRRGFSKAETGKIIDAVLAEEGRPPESIFDFVQGITAVARDKPHQDARLELEGKAKKLLDRAA from the coding sequence ATGAACATGCAGGTTCTCGATGCCCGGCGCGACGTGAGTGGCGGCTGGAAGGTGGACGTCAACCGCGGCGAGCGCATCGGTCGGGTTTCCTCGGAGTGGTTCTCGCGACCCGACGACGAGCGCTATCTCTCGCTCGCCGAACTCGGCCGGACCGTCCGCGAGCGCACCGAGCGCAGCCGAACGCGCGTTGTCGAATCCGCGCTTATCCATGTCGAAGCCAGCCGCACCGATCCCGAACGGCTTGCCCTGATCCTACCAGGCGCCGACAAGCCCATCGCTCCGACGCACTGGAGTTTCGGTCAGCTCGCGAGCCAGGTCGGCGCGCCGGCCGCCTATCTGCGGCAGCTCCCCGCCGCGCTCGCCGGCATCAACCTGCAATATGGGCTGACCGCCCACCGCGCCGAGCAGATCAAGACCCTCGAGACCGACGACGGCCGCGTCGAGCTGCGCGCCGTGACCGGCCCCGACTACGGCCGGATCTACGACCACGAGCTGGTCGAAGCCGTGCAGCGCATCGCCGGCAACGGCACCGGCGACACCCGTTGGAAAGTGCCCGGTGTCCTCGACTGGTCGACCGGCGTCTATAATCCGCGCGTCGACATCACCAAGGACACCACGACGCTCTACGCTTCCGATCGCGACGTCTTCCTTTTCCTCGTCGACGATCTGAATCCGATCGAAGCCGGCAAGCTCGCGGATGGATCGCCCGATCTCTATTTCAGGGGCTTCTATGCCTGGAACAGCGAAGTGGGCGCCAAGACCCTTGGTATCGCGTCCTTCTATCTCAGGGCCGTGTGCCAGAATCGCAATTTGTGGGGCGTCGAAGATTTCGAGGAGATCTCCATCCGCCATTCCAAATACGCCGCTTCGCGCTTCGCCCATGAGGCGGCGCCGGCCTTGCTCAGCTTCGCGGACTCCTCACCGCAGCCGTTCATCACCGGCATCAAGGCGGCGCGCGAACGCATCGTCGCGCACAAGGACGAAGAGCGCACCGAATTCCTGCGCCGCCGCGGCTTCTCGAAAGCCGAGACGGGCAAAATCATCGACGCGGTGCTGGCCGAGGAAGGCCGCCCGCCGGAAAGCATCTTCGATTTCGTCCAGGGCATCACCGCCGTCGCGCGCGACAAGCCCCACCAGGACGCGCGGCTCGAGCTCGAAGGCAAGGCCAAGAAGCTGCTCGATCGCGCCGCCTGA
- a CDS encoding DUF3800 domain-containing protein produces the protein MVEQAPAEYYIDESGNTGDLSTVKIDSYFVEQRMFALAAFGCTLDQDFTDKLGALKKAHRIQSSELKSKQAYDKPRFIFDLLDLLETRRAPIFIELVDKHFFVVVNIIERMVVPYVGECDTQPGALWMKGVMANYMALYAPPELAHAFAACCQSRDHAEIRELYKQIIRWAQGSGVPPTDVAAGIIRFARDSLKDFRKLPKAKAVERALPIPDKNPAGKLLWVLPNLTSFTNIYARINRFARKQVSGVTLFHDEQLQFGDILLHNKKLAEDLAQLGVKLPLQTADFEFSQAADLQFQRSHDSIGIQVADVLAGFIARYVQDAVWGGAPMHPDKVAIFRRLVATGDRSLGSGVNFVAPDNMIRFLGIEPRSNF, from the coding sequence ATGGTAGAGCAGGCGCCTGCGGAATATTACATCGATGAAAGCGGCAATACCGGCGACCTGAGCACGGTCAAAATCGACTCCTACTTCGTCGAACAGCGCATGTTCGCCTTGGCTGCATTCGGCTGCACGCTCGACCAGGACTTCACCGATAAATTGGGCGCACTAAAAAAGGCGCACCGCATCCAGTCGTCGGAGCTCAAATCAAAACAGGCTTATGACAAGCCGCGCTTCATCTTTGATCTTCTGGACCTCCTTGAGACGCGCCGCGCCCCAATCTTTATCGAGCTTGTCGACAAGCACTTCTTCGTTGTCGTGAACATCATCGAGCGAATGGTGGTGCCCTATGTGGGGGAATGCGACACTCAACCTGGCGCCCTTTGGATGAAGGGCGTTATGGCGAACTACATGGCGCTATATGCACCTCCCGAGCTGGCTCACGCCTTTGCCGCATGTTGCCAAAGCAGAGACCACGCGGAAATACGCGAACTTTACAAGCAAATAATTCGGTGGGCGCAGGGAAGCGGAGTTCCGCCTACTGACGTGGCGGCGGGGATCATCCGTTTTGCGCGCGACAGCTTGAAGGACTTCCGCAAGCTGCCGAAAGCCAAGGCCGTCGAGCGGGCATTACCGATTCCCGACAAGAATCCCGCCGGGAAGCTGCTCTGGGTTCTGCCGAACCTGACATCGTTCACCAACATCTACGCCCGGATCAATCGCTTCGCGCGAAAGCAGGTTTCCGGCGTGACGCTGTTCCACGACGAGCAATTGCAGTTCGGAGACATTCTTCTGCACAACAAGAAGCTCGCAGAGGACCTGGCGCAGCTTGGCGTGAAATTGCCCCTGCAGACGGCCGACTTCGAATTCTCGCAGGCGGCCGACCTGCAATTCCAGCGATCGCACGATTCTATCGGCATTCAGGTCGCCGACGTCCTCGCCGGTTTCATCGCGCGATATGTACAGGACGCTGTGTGGGGCGGCGCCCCCATGCATCCTGACAAGGTAGCGATTTTCCGCCGCCTCGTCGCAACAGGCGACCGCAGCTTGGGTTCGGGTGTCAACTTCGTCGCGCCCGACAACATGATCCGCTTCCTCGGCATCGAACCGCGCTCGAATTTCTAG
- a CDS encoding ParB/RepB/Spo0J family partition protein: MATAIQKITLSSAQDIPFNKLVLSQSNVRRVKAGVSIDELAESITRRGLIQSLHVRPVLDADGQETGMYEVPAGGRRFRALQLLVKQKRLTKTSKVPCVVSDANADILVDEVSLAENIERAPLHPLDQFRAFQAMREKGMTEEAIAAAFFASVQVVKQRLRLAAVSPSLLDIYAEDGITLEQLMAFTVTNDHARQEQVWESVRNSWQREPYQIRRMLTETAVRASDKRAVFVGIDAYETNGGCVLRDLFQDDDGGWLQDPALLDRLVADKLKASAEAIAGEGWKWIEVAMSFPYGATHGLREIVGTPLDLTADEQATIEALNAECAKLEAEYENADELPDEIDQRLGEIETALASFDERPVHYEPADIAIAGVFVSLDADGTLSIDRGYVRPEDEIANQAGDGEGEEQDGGDDDADYPASPSVQRAVITICGKPAEPEEEDEDDTIKPLPDRLITELTADRTLALRDKLATDPSVAFVAVLHKFCQDVFYGGSQYGFAMEVSVRGTTFHSQPEGLRDSVYAKAIEARHDSWRKRLPAKVADLWDGLAALTGPEQAELFAHCASFGVNALYERADRYGGRVSAHSVEQRIAEADRLSLAVGLDMAEAGWRPTVANYLGRVTKPRILEAVREGAGERAAQLIAHLKKGDMATEAERLLAETGWLPEPLRNSGADAESTEADSGEGDEALPDFLDGDDEETNTDDEEERHLAAAE; this comes from the coding sequence ATGGCAACTGCCATTCAGAAGATCACCCTGTCGTCGGCGCAGGACATCCCCTTCAACAAGCTGGTGCTGAGCCAGTCGAACGTCCGCCGCGTCAAGGCTGGCGTCTCGATCGACGAGCTGGCCGAGTCGATCACCCGGCGCGGTCTCATCCAGTCCCTCCACGTCCGGCCGGTGCTCGATGCCGACGGCCAGGAAACCGGCATGTACGAAGTGCCGGCGGGCGGGCGTCGCTTCCGCGCGCTGCAGCTCCTCGTCAAGCAGAAGCGCCTCACCAAGACCTCCAAGGTGCCGTGCGTGGTGTCGGACGCCAATGCCGACATCCTCGTCGACGAGGTGTCGCTGGCCGAGAATATCGAACGCGCCCCGCTGCATCCTCTCGACCAGTTCCGCGCGTTCCAGGCGATGCGCGAGAAGGGCATGACCGAGGAGGCGATTGCGGCTGCATTCTTCGCGTCCGTCCAGGTCGTGAAGCAGCGGCTTCGCCTCGCGGCCGTCTCGCCGTCATTGCTCGATATCTATGCCGAGGACGGCATCACGCTCGAACAGCTCATGGCCTTCACCGTCACCAACGATCATGCGCGTCAGGAGCAGGTCTGGGAGTCGGTTCGCAATAGCTGGCAGAGGGAACCCTACCAGATCCGGCGCATGCTGACCGAGACCGCCGTCCGCGCATCCGACAAGCGGGCCGTATTCGTCGGCATCGATGCCTATGAAACCAACGGCGGCTGCGTGCTGCGCGATCTCTTCCAGGATGACGACGGCGGCTGGCTGCAGGATCCTGCGCTGCTCGATCGCCTGGTCGCCGACAAGCTGAAAGCCTCCGCCGAAGCGATCGCCGGCGAAGGCTGGAAATGGATCGAGGTGGCGATGAGCTTCCCCTATGGCGCCACCCACGGCCTGCGCGAGATCGTGGGCACGCCGCTCGACCTGACGGCTGACGAACAGGCGACCATCGAGGCGCTCAACGCCGAGTGCGCCAAGCTGGAGGCCGAATATGAGAACGCCGACGAGTTGCCGGACGAGATCGATCAGCGCCTTGGCGAAATCGAAACCGCGCTCGCCAGCTTCGACGAGCGGCCGGTCCACTACGAACCCGCCGACATCGCGATCGCCGGGGTCTTCGTCAGCCTGGACGCCGACGGCACGCTGTCGATCGACCGCGGCTATGTCCGACCCGAGGACGAGATCGCCAACCAGGCGGGCGATGGCGAGGGTGAAGAGCAGGATGGCGGCGACGATGACGCTGACTATCCGGCGTCGCCTTCGGTCCAGCGCGCGGTCATCACCATCTGCGGCAAACCTGCCGAGCCCGAGGAGGAGGACGAGGACGACACGATCAAGCCGCTCCCCGATCGACTGATCACGGAGCTGACCGCCGATCGCACCCTCGCGCTCCGCGACAAGCTCGCCACCGATCCCTCGGTCGCCTTCGTCGCCGTCCTGCACAAGTTCTGCCAGGACGTGTTCTACGGCGGCAGCCAGTACGGCTTCGCGATGGAGGTCAGCGTGCGGGGCACGACCTTCCATTCGCAGCCCGAAGGGCTTCGTGACAGCGTCTATGCCAAGGCGATCGAGGCCCGGCACGATAGCTGGCGCAAACGGCTCCCGGCCAAAGTCGCTGATCTCTGGGATGGGCTGGCCGCACTGACTGGCCCCGAACAGGCCGAACTCTTCGCCCATTGCGCTTCGTTCGGCGTCAATGCGCTTTATGAGCGGGCCGATCGCTACGGTGGCCGTGTCTCGGCGCATAGTGTCGAACAGCGCATCGCCGAAGCCGATCGCCTGTCGCTGGCGGTCGGGCTCGACATGGCCGAAGCCGGGTGGCGGCCGACCGTCGCCAACTATCTCGGCCGCGTCACCAAGCCCCGCATCCTCGAAGCGGTGCGTGAAGGCGCCGGCGAGCGCGCCGCCCAACTCATCGCACATCTGAAGAAGGGCGACATGGCGACCGAAGCCGAACGTCTCCTCGCCGAGACGGGCTGGCTGCCCGAACCGCTGCGCAATTCCGGCGCCGATGCCGAAAGCACCGAGGCGGACTCTGGCGAGGGCGACGAGGCGTTGCCGGACTTCCTCGACGGCGATGACGAGGAGACCAACACCGATGATGAGGAGGAACGGCACCTCGCCGCCGCGGAGTGA